The segment ATTATGCCGGGACCGCTCCCTTTGAAATGGGGGAAGACGGTCCTTTATCGGTATGGCGTTCAGAGCAAGGCGGTCTGCTTGTAGAAGCGGAGATTACAGCGGACGGGCAGCTTGTGCAGGAACTGCCTACAGATACCTCCTGGAAATGTATCCGGGATCACGGCTACCGGCTCCGCCCGTTTCCGATGATGCGCTGGATGGGCGGATTGGAGGAGACCGCAGGGGACACAGCACTCCGGGACTGGATGCTGCCGGAATATGATGACAGTGCCTGGAGTGCTGCCCGGGTGGTGCAGCCGGTAAGGGATGAATACGGTCAATTAACCCCCTGGCAGCTGGCCCGGCGTCCGGTTCCGCTGCTCTATGAGCAGGAACAATGCTTCCTGAAGCTGATGCGCAGCAGCTGCGGGGAGGGGGATGCCCTCTTCACGGCCGGGCATAGCCTGGAGCTGAAGAATGGAGCCGGATGCACTTCCTCTTCTATTGTAGTGCCTGCTCAAGGTGTACTTGTCCAGGCGGGAGAGCAGCTCTGGCTGGAGCTGGATGCAGGCGAGCTGACGACAGGTTATCCGCAGCTTAAGCTCCAGGGTGGCGGAGGCAGCCTCATTACACTCCAGTACGCCGAATGCTACGAAGAAGAGACAGGGAATGAGGAAATCCGCCGCAAAGCCGTCCGCGATGAGATGAGGGAACAGGTATTGCGGGGCGGTCACGACAGCTACCAGCCGGCCGGTTACGGTACAGAAGTCCAGCCCGAAGTATATGAGCCTTTCTGGTTCCGTACCTTCCGTTATGTGAGGCTGGAGGTTCATGCCGGACACGAACCGCTGAGGATAACCGGACTCAGCTACAGGGAGACCGGATATCCGCTCCAGCTGCAAGGAAGCTTTCACTGCTCGGATGAACGGTATAACCGCCTCTGGGAGCTGTGTGTGCGGACGCTCAGGCGCTGTATGCACGAGACCTATGAGGACACTCCCTATTATGAACAGCTGCAATACACTATGGATACCAAGCTGATGATGGAATTTACGTACCTGCTGTCAGGAGACGACAGGCTGGCCCGCAGGGCTATGGAGGATTACAGAGCATCACAGCTGCCAAGCGGAATGCTGCAAAGCCGCTACCCCTCAGTGCTGCCGCAAGTCATTCCTTCCTTCTCCCTGTACTGGATCGGAATGATACATGATCACTACAGGTCCTTCAGGGATGTGGCTCTGGTGAAGCATTACCGGCCAGCCATACTCTCAGTGCTGGACTGGTTCGATCAGCGGCTGACTCCGCAAGGACTGGTCGACCGGACTCCGCGCCAATACTGGAATTATTACGACTGGGTAGAAGAATGGCCGCTCGGCGCACCGGATTGCACGAATCAGGCACCTGCCACTCTTATGAGTCTAATGTATGCCTATACGCTGGGGCAAGCGGCTGAGCTGCTGGAAGCCAGCGGCTGGACACAGATTGCCGCTGAACTGGGCCAGCGCAAGGCCGCAGTCAACGCTGCGGTATTGGATAACTGCCGCCAAGCGGACGGTCCGTTCTTCCGCGACAGCCCGGAGGCAGGACCAGAGATACAGCTTAGCCAGCACACGCAGCTCTGGGCGGTGCTTGCCGGTACTGTGTCTGCTGCGGAAGGAGAGACTCTGCTGCAAACGGTACTGACCCATACGCCGATGGCTAAGCTCTCGCTGCCGATGAGCTATTATCTGTTCCGCGCGCTGGAGCTTTGCGGGATGTATGACCGGTCTTTCGGGCTATGGGCACGCTGGTTGAAGCAGCTGGAGCTGGGTCTGACCACACTTCCCGAGATCGACTCTGCCGACACCAGAAGCGACTGCCATGCCTGGAGCGCACTGCCGATTACTGAATTCACCAGAGGAATATTGGGGGTCCGGCAGGAAAATGATGGCATCGTCTTGCAGCCTCATTGCGGAGAGCTACAATACGCCAGCGGAGCCGTAAGCACAGATCTGGGGCTTATAACCGTGAGCTGGGAGATCACTACCGAAGAAGAGATTGAAGTGTTCCACTTGGAAGCCGTCTGGACAGCCGGCTCAGCCATTACTGTTATTCTGCCGAATGGAGAGGTACAGAAGACGGATACCGGTTTGCTTGAAGTAGAGATCGACATTAGCGGCTTTAACTGCTAGTCTTATTTCAGCTCAGTACACTCTAACACCGGAAGGGGATGGGGAAGCCTATGTTCAGATCGTTCGGCCGCAACATCCGCCTCGTCCTGGTGTTGTTCATTACGGTCTATATCTCTGCTTCAAGCTTCATTCTGTTCCGCAATATGGAGCACCGTAGCCTGGATATGCTCAGGCAGTTGTCTGTCCAGTACACCGGCCAGCAGCATAAGAATACACTGCTGTTCATGAACTGGCTGGAAGAGACCTCCAAGCTGATCTCCAATAATCAGGTGGTACAACAAGCGCTGAAGAAACCAGCGTATGACGGGGCCATCTCACCGATACTGGAAGGGATACGTTCTTCCAGCAGTGATATACTCGGCATTTACATTTGGGGGGAAGCAGGCGCAGCTTATTCTTCCAGCAATGTGTCGGGGCTGCTCCCGTTCACCGAGATCAAGAAGGACCCGGGAATGAAGCAATTCCTGGGAGATCGTGAGCAGACCTTACGCTGGACGGTCCTGAACCGGGAACAGCTGATGAATGCGCCTACGGATCTGCGTGACCGTCTGCTGCTTGAAGTGAAAATTCAGGATGCGGGAGGACGGGTCCTTGGTCTGCTCTCCCTTGAAGTGGAGATTGGCAAGCTGTACAGCTTCTACCTGTCAGACAAGAATTCGATCTACGGGGAGAATGAGGTCTACCTGCTGAAGGGTAACGGGGAGCTGCTGAAGGCAGCGGATATGCCCCTGGTGCGTCTTAAGGAAATCGGAGCAGCGCTGGCCACACCGGGGAAAAGCAGCCTGAATGAAACGGGCTTAAAGGAGCGCGAAACAGCAGACGGCCTAATTCTGCTCTATCCGCTGCCCGACTCAGAGGATCAGATTGTCACCTATATCTCTGCTGACGGCATGAACGCAGAGCTGCGGGCGTTCAAATATATCATGCTGGCATTGAACACCGCAGTATTCCTATTGTTCTGGCTGCTGATTTCTATGCTGAGCGGAAGTATTGTCAATCCGTTGAACCAGCTATACCTGAAGATCAATTCAACAATGAAAGAGTAAGCCCTTTGTTTTTGAGCAGGATTCAACTTAAGCGCGCTTGGGTGGATGTTGATCCTGCTTAAACACACTGCCCTGATCTCATCTGGACAATTCCTTCTTCAAGCTGATGGTCACGGTGGTGCCTTGCCCGGGAGTGCTGGAGATACTAAGCCCATATTGGGGACCATATTCCAGCTTAATGCGTTCGTCCACATTACGCAGTCCGTAGCCGCTCTGGAACAGCACATCCTCTTTGGCCTGGCTGAGTGTTGCCCCATTTGCGAATCCGACTCCATCATCCGTCACGGTGAACCGGATCTCTTCCCCCCGAAGCTCCCCCTTAATCCAGATTCGGCCTGCGCCGCGCTTCTCGCTGATGCCATGTTTGATCGCATTCTCTGCAATAGGCTGGAGAATCAGCTTCAATATGCGGACGCCTTGCAAGGATTCATCTATCTCATATTCCACTCCGAACTTATCCGGGAACCGCATTTGTTCGACCGTCACGAAGCTCTGCACCAGACGGATTTCCTCTTCGACCGTGACGAACTTATCCCCTTTATGCAGGCTGATCCGAAAAAAAGTGGCCAATGAGGAAATCAGCCGCTCAATGTCCGGCTGCTTCTTCAGCCGGGCAATCCAGGCAATCGCATCCAAGGTGTTGTATAGGAAATGGGGGTTAATCTGCGATTGCAGCGCAGTTAGTTCGGCCTTGCGCTGCTTTTCCTTCTCCTCATCCTTTTCCAGCATCAGTTGGCTGATCCGTTCCACCATTTGGTAATAGCTGTTCTCCAGTTGGCTAATCTCATCTACTTGTCCTCGTTGGTCATAGACAGCAGCCAGATCTTTTTTGCCGAAGAGCCCCAGCTTCTTCTTCAATTTCAGCAGCGGACGGGTAATTTGCGCTGCCAGATAGAAGGACAGCAGGAGCAGCACGATGAAGGTTACGCTGGCGAACAGGAGCGCATTGCGGTTGCCCTTGACGATTCCCGCGAACAGCTTGTGGCTGGAGATCACGCTGGTGAATTCCCAGCTAACCCCAAGGGACTCCAGCCGGGGATTCAGCGGATAGGTCGCAATGATATAAGTGTTGCCATTCTCCGACCAAGTACGGTAGCCTTCTTCCTTACCCGGACGAAGCGGTGCGCTCTCCTCCAGGAAATTGCCCAGAAGCCGTTTGTCAGGGTGGGAAATAATCCGGTTGCCGGACGTCAGGAAGGAGTAGCCGATGCCTGTGAAGCTGGAGGAATACAGTGCCGCCAAGGCGGACTCTCTGACATAAATAATCACGACACCGATATTCTGCCCCGTATTGAAGTTGCGGAACTGCTGTCCGAAGGGAATGTAGGCATTGCCTTCGCCATCCCGTTTGATCTCACCAACCACAGGCATACTGCTCTCTTGAATACGCTTGATGAACAGGGCTTCAGGAACCTCCAGCATCTGCTGCTTGGTCTGATAAGAATAGAGTACATTGTCATTGGTCTGGATGATAACATTGCCTGCCAAGAAGTTATCGGCCAGCATATCGTCAATAATGGCTCCGATTCGCGATTCCTTGTCTGCAGCCGGGAGGTGGTCATTATTGATGATCTGATAGATGTCACTGTTCACCAGAAACCGCAGGAACAGCATCTGGATGTCATCGGCCATCAGCTCCACGCTCAGTCCAATCTGGCGCTGCGTCTGAACGACATGACGGTACAAGTCTTTTTGCAGATAGGTATAAGAGTAGAAATTGAAAATAACCAGCATCAGCACCAGATGCAGAGACAAGCCCGCTAACAGGACAATTACAATCCGGCCCTTGATCTTGAACCGCCGCAGCCGGGAATTCATCCATTTCTCCAAATGTAGCTTAACCATAGGTTTTCGCATATTCACTTGGCGGGATACCGGTCATTTTCTTGAAGATCTGACTGAAATACTTGGAATCGGTAAAGCCGACCTGATTACCCACCTCATAGACCCGGTACATCGGATTACGCAGCATACGCTTGGCTTCCTCGATGCGGTATTCCGTCAGACACTCGTAGAAGGTCTTATTCAGATCCTTGCGGAACAGATGCATCAGATGGGTCGGACTCACGAATACCGCCGAAGCGACCCGCTCAACGGTAATATTCCCGGCATAATGCTCCCGGATAAAAGCGAGTGCTTCCCTGATTTCACGCCGGCAGCGCGCTCCGGCTTCTTCCCCGGCATACAGCACACGTTCAACACCTGTCAAAGCCCGCTGTGCGGCAAGAACAGCTTGCCGGTATGAGTCTGCGATCCTGTACCAATCTTCTGTAGGCTTGCCTATACCTATACTGAGCGGCTGCCCGAAGTGCTGCTGGCTCCATTCGGACAGCTGTTTGCCCAAGCTGCGGGCATAGTCAATGGCATGTGTTAATTCTCTGGTCCGAATTACCATAACCCACTCCAGATGGCTGTCCCGGAAGAGGCAGAGCTGCTCCAAAGAATGCGCTTCCATCAAGGCTGCTGCGGCATCCTCCAATGCTCTCGTTCCCTCCGCACTGCTCTCTAGGCCATTGTCGGGAGGGAAGGCGAGAGATAGAGGAAGGATAGCCTCTCCGGGTTCGAGCTGAAGACTCAACAGCTTTAACTTACCGGCTACAAATTCCTCATCATCCAATTGCCCATGCAGCAAATCCTGCCAGAATTGCTTGGAGATCGAAGCGATTTCCCCGTTAAGCTGTGAGTACCGCTTCGAATGCAGCTTCTTCTCCAGAATTTCATCGCCGACACAGCGCACCGTATCTGCAAGTTCTTCTATATTAATGGGCTTCAGTAAATAGGTCGAAGCGCCATAACGCAGAGCTGCCTGCGCATATTGAAATTCATCATAACCGCTAAGAACGACAATGCCCACCAGCATGTCCTGTTCGCGGATTTTCTCTATAAGCTCCAGACCATTCATGAACGGCATGCGGATATCGGTGATAATCACATCCGGACGGTGCTGCAGGGCGAGCGCCAGGCCTTCTTCGCCATTGCTGGCTTCTCCAATGATCTCAACGCCGTATTCTGCCCAATCAATAGTTTGTGTGATGCCCATGCGTACCAGGTATTCGTCATCGACTACAAGCGCTTTCAACATTAGCTTCACCCCGTAGTAGTTTTCTGTGTCTTACAGTCATTATAAACGTGAATTGTCTTTTAGAGGAGCAGTAAATAATCAGGTGGTCAGGATCACAAACGATATCGCAGCATCTTACCCCCACGGGTCTGCCTATCAACGTCCGTATAGCGGCGACTGGTTCCATTTCAACAGGTTCGCAAACCGTTTCATAGGATTCTATCCTAACTTTCGTAAAATACACTGTGATAGACTTTAAGCGTGAATAAGCAGTAAGCGCTTTTATAAGTGGAAGATCATCGAAATTGAACGCTGTAGGAGGAGTTTCTTCATGCAAGATCCATTTATTCCATTCGGTTTTCAATATTACCGTTCCCCAACCCCCTTCCG is part of the Paenibacillus sp. FSL M7-0420 genome and harbors:
- a CDS encoding family 78 glycoside hydrolase catalytic domain: MAAKEWGDWSARWIWLQEEQETTDREARHERVYFRRVFELPAGTGKAYSMNVAITADSRYRLFVNGQRQWAGPCKGHEHVHYYEEYSVEGVLQPGINVIAVTVVHYAGTAPFEMGEDGPLSVWRSEQGGLLVEAEITADGQLVQELPTDTSWKCIRDHGYRLRPFPMMRWMGGLEETAGDTALRDWMLPEYDDSAWSAARVVQPVRDEYGQLTPWQLARRPVPLLYEQEQCFLKLMRSSCGEGDALFTAGHSLELKNGAGCTSSSIVVPAQGVLVQAGEQLWLELDAGELTTGYPQLKLQGGGGSLITLQYAECYEEETGNEEIRRKAVRDEMREQVLRGGHDSYQPAGYGTEVQPEVYEPFWFRTFRYVRLEVHAGHEPLRITGLSYRETGYPLQLQGSFHCSDERYNRLWELCVRTLRRCMHETYEDTPYYEQLQYTMDTKLMMEFTYLLSGDDRLARRAMEDYRASQLPSGMLQSRYPSVLPQVIPSFSLYWIGMIHDHYRSFRDVALVKHYRPAILSVLDWFDQRLTPQGLVDRTPRQYWNYYDWVEEWPLGAPDCTNQAPATLMSLMYAYTLGQAAELLEASGWTQIAAELGQRKAAVNAAVLDNCRQADGPFFRDSPEAGPEIQLSQHTQLWAVLAGTVSAAEGETLLQTVLTHTPMAKLSLPMSYYLFRALELCGMYDRSFGLWARWLKQLELGLTTLPEIDSADTRSDCHAWSALPITEFTRGILGVRQENDGIVLQPHCGELQYASGAVSTDLGLITVSWEITTEEEIEVFHLEAVWTAGSAITVILPNGEVQKTDTGLLEVEIDISGFNC
- a CDS encoding cache domain-containing protein, with the protein product MFRSFGRNIRLVLVLFITVYISASSFILFRNMEHRSLDMLRQLSVQYTGQQHKNTLLFMNWLEETSKLISNNQVVQQALKKPAYDGAISPILEGIRSSSSDILGIYIWGEAGAAYSSSNVSGLLPFTEIKKDPGMKQFLGDREQTLRWTVLNREQLMNAPTDLRDRLLLEVKIQDAGGRVLGLLSLEVEIGKLYSFYLSDKNSIYGENEVYLLKGNGELLKAADMPLVRLKEIGAALATPGKSSLNETGLKERETADGLILLYPLPDSEDQIVTYISADGMNAELRAFKYIMLALNTAVFLLFWLLISMLSGSIVNPLNQLYLKINSTMKE
- a CDS encoding cache domain-containing sensor histidine kinase is translated as MNSRLRRFKIKGRIVIVLLAGLSLHLVLMLVIFNFYSYTYLQKDLYRHVVQTQRQIGLSVELMADDIQMLFLRFLVNSDIYQIINNDHLPAADKESRIGAIIDDMLADNFLAGNVIIQTNDNVLYSYQTKQQMLEVPEALFIKRIQESSMPVVGEIKRDGEGNAYIPFGQQFRNFNTGQNIGVVIIYVRESALAALYSSSFTGIGYSFLTSGNRIISHPDKRLLGNFLEESAPLRPGKEEGYRTWSENGNTYIIATYPLNPRLESLGVSWEFTSVISSHKLFAGIVKGNRNALLFASVTFIVLLLLSFYLAAQITRPLLKLKKKLGLFGKKDLAAVYDQRGQVDEISQLENSYYQMVERISQLMLEKDEEKEKQRKAELTALQSQINPHFLYNTLDAIAWIARLKKQPDIERLISSLATFFRISLHKGDKFVTVEEEIRLVQSFVTVEQMRFPDKFGVEYEIDESLQGVRILKLILQPIAENAIKHGISEKRGAGRIWIKGELRGEEIRFTVTDDGVGFANGATLSQAKEDVLFQSGYGLRNVDERIKLEYGPQYGLSISSTPGQGTTVTISLKKELSR
- a CDS encoding response regulator, with amino-acid sequence MLKALVVDDEYLVRMGITQTIDWAEYGVEIIGEASNGEEGLALALQHRPDVIITDIRMPFMNGLELIEKIREQDMLVGIVVLSGYDEFQYAQAALRYGASTYLLKPINIEELADTVRCVGDEILEKKLHSKRYSQLNGEIASISKQFWQDLLHGQLDDEEFVAGKLKLLSLQLEPGEAILPLSLAFPPDNGLESSAEGTRALEDAAAALMEAHSLEQLCLFRDSHLEWVMVIRTRELTHAIDYARSLGKQLSEWSQQHFGQPLSIGIGKPTEDWYRIADSYRQAVLAAQRALTGVERVLYAGEEAGARCRREIREALAFIREHYAGNITVERVASAVFVSPTHLMHLFRKDLNKTFYECLTEYRIEEAKRMLRNPMYRVYEVGNQVGFTDSKYFSQIFKKMTGIPPSEYAKTYG